cagagaaaacaagaaacagaaacacagaaaccagATTAGAGAAATTATCAAACAACTAGAGGAGACAAAGAGACGAGTTTCAACTCAGatcagtcagagagagaaaagacagagatcattattgtcattataaTCACCCTAAGAGAGTTAATCACGACTCTGCTGGAACTGAGAgtacattatttcatttcattccacagtgcttttaatttgaaacataATCTGACATTGCCACAAGGATCAGTGTATTTCTATAACAGTCCAGCAGGGGGCACTCAGTCCGCCCAGCCAGGCCCTTTTCACCCACCACCATGTAACCCAAAACTGCCCCCTCAGTCGAAAACTGACCAACAACGACGTACAGAGACACAACGTTTTAAATGCAACACTTTGTGATATTATAACACTGGATTTTCATTTAGGATTCTGACTTTTCTTTACTGAATACGATCTGTGTAATGTTAAATATctgctttctctgtgtgtgaacaAGTAATTATGTTGTGCTGTAGTTACATACTGAcattgttttttactttgtattcTCATTATGTTGTTAACCATCCCTCTTGTTTCCTTAATCAAGTCAGAAAGATTATTGGGAgggtttctgttgttgttttgtcagtcacttgtaaagcactttgatcTCAGATCTCAGTTCTCAGATTCAGTGCTCCATTCGCAtggaacattttacaacatacaTTTAAACTTGACACATTTATACCTATAGGTcagtttaagactttgatttGAACTATTCAGCATTTGAATGCAACTGTTTTTATCTCCCTGCTGTCCTGTATGGTTGTCTGCCATTTATCTTTTACGCacctcagttttatttgtgttttgtcatgttcgTTTGCTGcagcttattattattttcaagcactttattccgttttatttgtattctgtcatattgcttCTGATCTGTTACCATTTTTATGGACCCATTCTGTTTATTTGCTCTGtgattatgtttgttgtttctgtttgttatcacatttttgcacttattctgcttttttatttgtgctctcgacatcagggaaaatgattttgagggttaaataaaggttgaatgaatgaatttaaagcAGAAACTGTTCCCTTTGTCACAAACTGCTCTTCACATTTGAAGGTGACACAATACAGAATAGAGAATAAAGTGTGCAGCAGGACTCCCTGCCACCGTTTCTTCCCTCAGCACAGACACGTgagtcattgtgtttgttttaacttCTGCTTACacaccttcaaaataaacactgactCTTTACTGTGTGTCTCTGGTTGACCAGTGTCTCCAGCCCTTGTGAGCTTGGTCGTAGCAATTCTCACAGCTCAGCTCACAAACAACATATTTCTTCATCGTTCTGTGGTTGTTTGTCCCCGGTGTGCTGCAGTCATCTGATGTCCAGCAGGCTACAGCATTTAAAGGAGAGTGTAATGAGCCAACAAGCACCAGCTGTGACAATCAACTCACCTGGCCCTGCTCTCATCAGCCACCTCCACACCTCTCGCTCCTGCAGCTGAACGCTTATGTTCACCCGACTcaaagaaatacataaatatattaaattattacAAAGTTCTTCCAACTACAATGATCAAATAATGGTATCATATCTACATATCCTGTGGAAATCCACCTCCATCACAAATAACATCAAATCAATATGATATCTTAATGAATTTTATATcagttttaatatatttgataaGGAACTTATTAGCATCACCCTGATTCACTGTTGAATTTTGggttattgcagaaaataagtaaaagctgctgtaacttcagtgaggaaggatcacagtgttacatacatgtttacctcaacatacaagttttccGCACATAGcgttgttatgatgtaatgagttttgtttgtagtcagcgCCTAcgttacatctgacaaactgttacacacctgAGATTTGTGTTTAGTACAGTGacgttgcactcagaaactgtgacGGGccccaaatcacacaaaacGTCAATTCATACAggacataatgttgctttaatataaAACTTTGAGACCAGGGTATCTGAAGTGCAAAGATGCaaacttatttccaggtttcagggctcattcctgcagcactctataggGTCAGTTTGTGTTTCCTCCGGTTCTTGTTTCTCTTAATTTCTGGTCGTGTCAGTGACTGGATCATTTGTGTTGAGTAGCACTGAAGTTTGTATTGTAGATTGTCTCATCCTTCCCCCTtttgctctgtctctctgtactCAAACACCTCCTGCTTCACAAACACAACGCACACTGTAGCTCCTGCAGCAGGGCTGGCACACAGGGCACAGCTGTTAACCACATCCTGGAGTACAGGACGTGTGCTGTTATATTAACTACAggacaaatatttgttttacatgtatgtatacatgtatacagtataatttAATACAAAGTCCTGCTAAGGctcaaaaactgaaaacaaaattagCTTTCATCCtaagttttttaattaaatcatgTACATGTAATACTAGCATGAATAACATATGTTTTAGAGTGTAAACACACAACTATCAGGCTGCATGTGGGTCAGCTGATAAGAAACAGGACGTGTTGATGTTCAGTTTGCTTTTCTCCCCGAGATGACGTGACGCTTCGAGCTATGAGACAGGTACGTGCCTCAGGAATGCTTAAAATAGATTAAATCCAGTGGGAATCTTTGTGACATTTACATGTTCTACAACAAAGTGTGAAAAGCTAGAACAGCTGGTGGCTATGGTACAAACTTTTGACTTAAGATTTTGATCAGGGTTGGTTTGGCTTCAGTTGCCCGCTCCCTCATTAAGAATTTATAGCATTAGAGGATTTTTCTTTCAGAATATAGATGGTGTAAATTCAAACACAATACAGTTATTTCAATCTTGGAAATTATTCTGCCAACATACACAGCTAAAAGTCACTCTTTATTTGGTGAATTGTTTAATGGTTTCTAAAGCACATGCATTATGCTCTTAAATAATCCACCTTTCAGACAGTTTAGACATTTAGGCACAGCAGCTTTACTCCTGTCGACAGGCTGATAGGATTCGTCAGAATCTGATTTTagttaatgttctgtgtttttctacaagTCCAAAAAGTCACACACTCCAGGTTCATATCAGAACTCAACTTCAAAAATAGTTATTTCAAAACGTtaaattctgtttcctctgtcctgtcaagtttaaaactacagctttttgttttgttgcttaaatGTACCACTCTTTTTGCTGTAATGGCATCACTGCATGCATggtaatatttaaaatatttaaagcagCCACTCttattgaagttttttttttaaattttatttatttttgatctaTCAATTTAATTGTGCGGTAACAAACAAGGTGTTGCCACTCCAGGAGAAAGACATATCGTGCATATAGAACAcaatacagacaaaacaaacagacgaacaaaattataaaaagaaagtaaacaaaGAACTTGTATCCTGTATCGTCGTCATATATGATTGACATGAACACATTTGAACATATGAGTCATTTGCAGAATTGTAAAAAGCAAACATCTTCTGGAAACTGGGCTAAACATAAACTACTGAACATGATCGAGTTACATTATTGGTTGGGACGCCACATTTCGAGACATCTGTATCTGCTAtgattttacatgaaaataaatctttacaactgatttgtttcagttttcagttctCCACGATGCCTCGCCTGAAGGAAGGACCCTCCTTTAAACCTCTGCTCAGTTCCTTCAGCGCTGTGGTTTTCCACACTGTTGTCTTCCTTCATCTAACACAGCACTGTGCAGGTAACCTACACATGAACATGACATATTTATTAAAGGACTATTAGGTGAATATGCTCTCTTCGCAGTTTGATTGATGAGAGGATTAATACTACTCTACCATTTGTAATCATGAAACTAAAGTTGTAAAAGGTTGTTACTGAATGTGTCAGCAAAATGTTCAGTGGGAACacgtttgtttttctgaaatatcCACTGTGTgtgattaatgtttttattgttttatcattAGCTTTATTAATAATTCATCAACACTACAAACCAAGCTTGTAGCACCCACATTCACCTTCACccatttgaataaaaaaaaatgcaaaggcTCGGACAGTTCAACGTAATTATTAGCAAATGTAATCATAAACTAACTTAAAAGATTGCTAAGTGGTGCTGTCATACCTAACTGTCCAAGACAGCAGACGTGCTCACCTATACGCTACTCAGATCGGGTTGTGACAGTGCTCCCTACAACAAGATGTAAAACCCAAACTGCTTTTCCTCAGGTCAGTCCCAGGTGGTTGGTCCATCTCAGCCAATAGTTGTAACAGctggtgatgacatcattttaCCATGTCAGATTGAACCTGCTGTGGATGCCTCAGACATGACTGTAGAGTGGACGAGGCCCGATCTCAACCCCagatttgtgcatgtgtggcgTGACGGAGTGGAACTGGAGAGTAAAAAACATCCGTCCTACAACGGAAGAACATCGGTGTCCGTCAACAAGCTGAGGTGTGGAGACATTTCACTGAAACTGTCCAAAGCGAGACTCTCTGATAGTGGCAAATACAGATGCTTCATTCCCACACTGGGCAGAGAATCTACAGTTCAGCTTGTTGTCGGTGAGTAAATATGCTGTATTTTGATACACACTACACAGTTTGTTCTGATTGTAAACTTTTTACATGCAAATAATCTGAATTTTGTGTGCATTTCAACTGGAGAGCTAGGTTTGTAAATTCATTCTGACaaggacaaacaaagaaaaacctCCATGTAGGGTTTCATATTGTAAGTTTTATTGAAGCCACTGTTTTatgttcctcctctctctcattagGTGTTGTTTCATCCATCGTCATCAGCTTGGAGAGGACTGGAAAAGATGAAGTCAGCAGTGGACTGGTTCTTCAGTGTAACTCTACAGGCTGGTATCCAGAACCTGAGGTGTTCTGGCTGGACGCTGAGGGaaacctcctctctgctggacctacagagacagtcagaggtccTGATGACCTCTatactgtcagcagcagagtgactgtggagaagagacacagcaacagcttCACCTGTAGAGTCCAACAGAACCACATCAACCAGACCAGAGAGACACTCATACATGTTCCAGGTAGGAAATGGTTTGCTTTGTaaatttcacactttttcagtttgtatcaactgaaaaatgtcatgttgttcttttgtttctcatttCAGAGGATGTATTCATGGagccatcttcttcttctgctgtagGACTTCATATCATCTTGTCTGTTGTTTGCGTCCTGCTTTGTTCTGCACTTGTCTTTGCTGTTTGGAAACTGAGAAGAAACAAAAGCCGTAAGTTACACATCTGATTTAATTGATTGTTAATGTCAAATGCTTCATTGACTGCTGTAGCAGAGGTCTGTTTGAGTTCTACCATcatttctctgttgtgtttctgtatcTTGTTCAAGTCACAGTCTCGTGGTTTAAATCAGGTTTAAAGTTCAACAGTGtctttcctctgtttgtgtACAGAAAACAAGAAGCACCACGACAAAGGAACTGAAGAAGGAACAGAAGAAACAGAGCTGCTTGTCAATGGACAGAAGAAAATGGAGCATCTGGATGATGAAAAGACGAACATGACTGATCTGATTTCAGAATTGACAGAAAAGAAGAACGAACTTGAGCACCACAGAGACAAACTGATGTCACAGATAGAGGGGGTG
This is a stretch of genomic DNA from Pagrus major chromosome 10, Pma_NU_1.0. It encodes these proteins:
- the LOC141004160 gene encoding butyrophilin subfamily 3 member A3-like — protein: MPRLKEGPSFKPLLSSFSAVVFHTVVFLHLTQHCAGQSQVVGPSQPIVVTAGDDIILPCQIEPAVDASDMTVEWTRPDLNPRFVHVWRDGVELESKKHPSYNGRTSVSVNKLRCGDISLKLSKARLSDSGKYRCFIPTLGRESTVQLVVGVVSSIVISLERTGKDEVSSGLVLQCNSTGWYPEPEVFWLDAEGNLLSAGPTETVRGPDDLYTVSSRVTVEKRHSNSFTCRVQQNHINQTRETLIHVPEDVFMEPSSSSAVGLHIILSVVCVLLCSALVFAVWKLRRNKSQNKKHHDKGTEEGTEETELLVNGQKKMEHLDDEKTNMTDLISELTEKKNELEHHRDKLMSQIEGVETGRTENEKKLQSVLMLMDKKNLLEIKLQLDNKKKEYEKSLQRIKGRIETTEDIITIITERAKKVEKQVKEMSKQPDDTKGQRDEIQHLVREQRGDLFTATETQPNLHVSDSPAGDSSSHVESR